From a region of the Aeoliella mucimassa genome:
- a CDS encoding CDGSH iron-sulfur domain-containing protein, producing MADTNIQMRANGPFLVKGSFTVTDSEGNEFNIPKDKPAISLCRCGASANRPFCDGAHKTANFESDEKAS from the coding sequence ATGGCTGATACCAATATCCAGATGCGCGCGAATGGCCCCTTCCTGGTAAAGGGTTCGTTTACGGTTACCGATTCCGAAGGTAACGAGTTCAACATTCCCAAGGACAAACCGGCCATTTCGCTCTGCCGTTGCGGGGCGTCGGCCAACCGTCCCTTCTGCGACGGGGCGCACAAAACCGCCAATTTCGAATCTGACGAAAAGGCAAGCTAG
- a CDS encoding anti-sigma factor family protein, with protein sequence MSESSFQFDDELLSAYLDGQLTDDELREVESWLARDEAARTTLEELRSVSQEVQALPRQSVPSEWTTALAARLDEAAQRKDDSPPSSGGVSLPVIPFGRSLRGLWWSAAAIAAAIAIMVAMPQDEPPQVVMSGGLKSPKMANGAEIAADSASEPAMEDSDSDVPTFESAAPVERMAEAAVAPSDSPVRSLPAGNGPTLYRGLETDAVRMADRAISNEPYLVVWAEVPPQTLKQNHMNEVLGANGIQVQLKAESWDTAAEPLRQVRQQIERRNAGTRDDSLTLGGIAGEVADEVPTSRFPTPEESNRSTREESAPASIAASSTPLDTRGTDDQEQADLKVAEQTPTEPEGETILVEATAGQIMGCLSAMEMDPDNFAEITVESIGNLSMVNSLRSGESLGFGGFGTSRRMLGVERGSSSANESDSGVLAQQPLESEAMSRAQRVETPDNTQVESLPNLVNNKLPEGNARRLKQTKGWYFQNSAPVNADNAYQLREPTMAKMSKAEVNQFEQRQDLRQQQLAEFNMRLNSLDPAGNTSNLIEPLHEAQPVQVLFVLRNRYLPETASPAAEPPPAAEAESSESP encoded by the coding sequence ACCGACGACGAACTGCGCGAGGTGGAAAGCTGGCTGGCTCGCGACGAAGCTGCCCGCACCACGCTCGAGGAGCTGCGGAGCGTGTCGCAAGAAGTGCAGGCGCTCCCACGGCAATCGGTCCCGAGCGAGTGGACCACCGCGCTGGCCGCGCGGCTCGACGAAGCGGCGCAACGTAAAGACGATTCGCCCCCCTCGAGTGGTGGGGTGAGCCTGCCGGTGATTCCGTTCGGGCGGTCGCTCCGCGGGCTCTGGTGGTCGGCCGCTGCGATTGCTGCCGCGATTGCGATCATGGTCGCGATGCCCCAAGACGAGCCTCCCCAGGTCGTCATGTCGGGCGGCCTGAAGAGCCCCAAAATGGCGAATGGGGCGGAAATCGCTGCCGACTCAGCCAGCGAGCCTGCGATGGAAGATTCCGACTCCGACGTCCCCACGTTCGAATCAGCCGCTCCAGTCGAACGCATGGCCGAAGCGGCAGTCGCACCGAGCGACTCGCCAGTGCGATCGCTGCCGGCGGGCAATGGCCCCACCCTTTACCGTGGGCTCGAAACGGATGCGGTAAGGATGGCCGATCGAGCCATCAGCAACGAGCCTTACCTGGTAGTGTGGGCCGAAGTTCCGCCGCAAACGCTCAAGCAAAACCATATGAACGAAGTGCTGGGGGCCAATGGCATCCAAGTACAGCTGAAAGCCGAATCGTGGGACACCGCTGCTGAGCCGCTTCGCCAGGTGCGTCAACAGATCGAAAGGCGAAACGCTGGCACCCGCGACGATTCTCTGACGCTAGGAGGAATTGCAGGAGAAGTGGCCGACGAAGTGCCTACTTCTCGGTTCCCCACGCCGGAGGAATCGAACCGTTCGACTCGAGAGGAAAGCGCTCCCGCCTCGATTGCTGCCAGTAGTACTCCTTTGGATACTCGTGGTACGGACGACCAGGAGCAAGCCGATCTGAAGGTAGCCGAGCAGACTCCTACCGAACCCGAAGGCGAGACCATTCTAGTCGAAGCCACCGCGGGACAGATCATGGGGTGTTTGTCGGCCATGGAAATGGATCCCGATAACTTTGCCGAAATCACGGTCGAGTCGATCGGCAATCTGTCGATGGTCAATTCGCTTCGCTCAGGTGAGTCGTTAGGCTTCGGTGGTTTCGGAACTTCCCGGCGGATGCTGGGAGTCGAACGTGGCTCCTCTTCCGCCAACGAATCCGACTCTGGCGTGCTGGCGCAACAACCACTGGAATCCGAGGCCATGTCGCGAGCCCAACGTGTCGAGACTCCCGACAACACGCAAGTGGAGTCGCTCCCCAACCTTGTGAATAACAAACTACCCGAAGGTAACGCCCGTCGATTGAAGCAGACCAAAGGTTGGTACTTCCAGAATTCGGCTCCTGTGAATGCCGACAACGCGTATCAACTGCGTGAGCCTACGATGGCCAAGATGTCGAAAGCCGAGGTCAACCAATTCGAGCAGCGGCAAGATCTGCGGCAACAACAACTCGCCGAGTTCAACATGCGGCTCAACTCCCTCGACCCTGCTGGCAACACCAGTAACCTCATCGAACCGTTGCACGAAGCACAACCCGTGCAGGTGCTGTTCGTATTGCGCAATCGCTACCTGCCAGAGACAGCCTCCCCGGCCGCCGAGCCGCCGCCTGCTGCGGAAGCGGAATCCAGCGAGTCTCCCTGA
- a CDS encoding GNAT family N-acetyltransferase, whose protein sequence is MLRKATDSWMPALIEPETNRLLLRQWREEDLAPFAQLNGDATVMRYFPKTLTRSESDALAIKLQHRIAEQGWGFWAVELRDTGAFMGFVGLNRPDYALPIGPCVEIGWRMLQEYWGFGYATEAAQAALRVGFETLGLDEIVSYTATINLPSQRVMQRLGMQLDRDTFEHPLVPEGHPLRTHVVYRLTQQQWQESHE, encoded by the coding sequence TTGCTTCGCAAAGCAACCGATAGCTGGATGCCTGCACTCATCGAACCAGAAACCAATCGACTGCTGCTCCGCCAATGGCGCGAGGAGGACCTCGCCCCGTTCGCCCAGCTGAATGGCGATGCGACAGTCATGCGATATTTTCCCAAGACACTCACTCGCAGCGAAAGCGACGCGCTAGCCATAAAACTACAGCACCGCATCGCAGAGCAGGGCTGGGGATTTTGGGCGGTCGAGCTTCGCGACACCGGAGCGTTCATGGGGTTTGTGGGGCTGAATCGACCCGATTACGCGCTTCCCATTGGTCCTTGTGTCGAAATCGGCTGGCGGATGCTGCAGGAATACTGGGGATTCGGATATGCTACCGAAGCTGCCCAGGCAGCGCTACGCGTGGGCTTCGAAACCCTGGGGCTCGACGAAATCGTATCGTACACCGCGACCATCAATCTTCCCTCGCAGCGGGTGATGCAGCGACTCGGCATGCAGCTCGACCGCGACACGTTTGAACACCCGCTCGTGCCGGAAGGGCATCCGCTACGCACCCATGTTGTGTACCGACTCACCCAACAACAGTGGCAGGAATCTCATGAGTAA
- a CDS encoding YidH family protein, whose amino-acid sequence MSNESSDPRVYLAAERTLLAWLRSGIAVIGLGFLVARFGMFLAMVRGQVMGGHQMASSIIGIAFILLGAVMIALAAWQHRQFVREFQGSFPPTRRWPALSLWVSALVATAGVALAAYLMLSVAGE is encoded by the coding sequence ATGAGTAACGAGTCCTCAGATCCACGCGTCTACCTGGCGGCCGAACGAACGCTACTGGCCTGGTTGCGGAGCGGCATTGCCGTGATTGGCTTGGGATTCCTGGTCGCCCGCTTCGGCATGTTTCTCGCGATGGTGCGAGGGCAGGTCATGGGTGGCCATCAAATGGCGTCGTCGATCATCGGCATCGCGTTCATCCTGCTCGGAGCGGTGATGATCGCACTGGCAGCCTGGCAGCACCGGCAGTTCGTCCGTGAGTTTCAGGGCTCGTTCCCGCCCACCCGCCGGTGGCCAGCGCTGAGTCTGTGGGTCTCAGCCTTGGTGGCCACCGCCGGAGTAGCGCTGGCGGCGTACTTAATGCTTAGCGTGGCGGGAGAGTAG
- a CDS encoding TA system VapC family ribonuclease toxin, translating into MLLPDINVWIALAFDSHLHHAAALKWFQTSNDLPLYFCRLTQQGFLRIATNPKAVGADAVTLNNAWSLYDQMLGDDRIVYKDEPKGIEPVWRRLTVDYKFSNKVWSDAYLAAFAIQGSLRLVSFDKGFAKFPDLQSQILS; encoded by the coding sequence ATGCTTCTCCCTGACATCAACGTTTGGATCGCTCTGGCGTTTGATTCTCATCTGCACCACGCAGCAGCTTTAAAGTGGTTTCAGACTTCTAACGACCTACCACTTTATTTTTGCCGTTTGACCCAACAGGGTTTTCTAAGAATCGCTACCAACCCGAAGGCAGTTGGTGCCGATGCAGTTACCTTGAACAATGCTTGGTCGCTGTACGACCAGATGCTTGGAGACGACCGCATCGTCTACAAAGATGAACCGAAAGGCATTGAGCCGGTCTGGCGGCGACTTACGGTCGACTACAAGTTCTCGAATAAGGTATGGAGTGATGCCTACCTGGCCGCATTTGCAATCCAAGGTAGCCTGAGACTAGTTTCCTTCGACAAAGGCTTCGCAAAGTTCCCAGATCTGCAATCGCAGATTCTTTCCTGA